A single window of Candidatus Methylomirabilota bacterium DNA harbors:
- a CDS encoding oxygenase MpaB family protein gives TPEESAEAAAAINRIHDRVHGRLPQPAGAFASGSPYSAHDPTLLAWVHATLVDTFLLTYERFVAPLTPAERDRYCREAGGTAPLLGIPPDTLPRSADELTAYMERMLASGEIVVTGAAQALASEVLSPGFPWPARPLLALARLTTVGLLPPPIREAYGFKWSPRKERALCLLSAATRRSLPLLPPLVRHWPPARRAARRERTIHSR, from the coding sequence ACTCCCGAGGAGTCGGCCGAGGCGGCCGCCGCGATCAACCGGATCCACGACCGCGTGCACGGCCGGCTGCCCCAGCCCGCCGGCGCGTTCGCGTCCGGCTCCCCCTACAGCGCTCACGATCCGACCCTGCTGGCTTGGGTCCACGCGACGCTGGTGGACACCTTCCTCCTCACCTACGAGCGCTTCGTGGCGCCACTCACGCCGGCCGAGCGCGACCGCTACTGCCGCGAGGCCGGTGGCACCGCGCCGCTCTTGGGCATTCCGCCGGATACGCTGCCCCGGAGCGCGGACGAGCTGACGGCCTACATGGAGCGGATGCTCGCGAGCGGCGAGATCGTGGTCACGGGCGCCGCGCAGGCGCTCGCGAGCGAAGTGCTCTCTCCCGGGTTCCCCTGGCCCGCGCGCCCCCTCCTTGCACTCGCGCGGCTGACTACCGTGGGTCTGCTGCCGCCGCCGATCCGCGAGGCCTACGGCTTCAAGTGGTCGCCGCGCAAGGAGCGGGCGCTATGCCTGCTGAGTGCCGCGACGCGGCGTAGCCTACCTCTCCTCCCACCCCTTGTGCGCCACTGGCCCCCCGCGCGTCGCGCGGCACGGCGCGAGCGGACCATCCACTCTCGGTGA
- a CDS encoding cyclase family protein has product MATAPPVAITPTEAQVREYMRTLSNWGRWGKDDELGTINLITPQKRIAAGKLVRDGVSVTCARPWSTEITAETTIQPMRFMVDSGEGRDHDSNERILQRRGAAEFIGMVFHGYAITHVDAPPHYFWQGQFYNGRSSNLVTSREGATVNSVEVLRDGVVSRGVLLDVARAKSVRWMGPGEGVMPEDLEAAEKAQGLRVESGDILLVRTGYYARRLAEGPVNPMEAGTPALHVACCPWLRQRGVAMIGTDTHNDIAPLPYPALGNSFHVISLVAMGLWLIDNMNLEDVARAATERTRWEFLLTVAPLRLKNVTGSPVNPIAVF; this is encoded by the coding sequence GTGGCGACCGCTCCGCCAGTTGCGATCACTCCGACAGAGGCGCAGGTGCGCGAGTACATGCGCACCCTGTCCAACTGGGGGCGCTGGGGCAAGGACGACGAGCTGGGCACGATCAACCTGATCACTCCCCAGAAGAGGATCGCGGCCGGAAAGCTCGTGCGCGACGGCGTCAGCGTCACCTGCGCGCGCCCCTGGTCCACCGAGATCACCGCCGAGACGACGATCCAGCCCATGCGCTTCATGGTGGACTCGGGCGAGGGCAGGGATCACGACTCGAACGAGCGGATCCTCCAACGGCGCGGCGCCGCCGAGTTCATCGGCATGGTCTTCCACGGCTACGCCATCACGCACGTGGACGCGCCGCCGCACTACTTCTGGCAGGGGCAGTTCTACAACGGCCGCTCGTCCAATCTCGTCACCTCCCGCGAGGGCGCCACGGTCAACTCAGTCGAGGTGCTCCGCGACGGCGTGGTCAGCCGCGGTGTCCTGCTGGACGTGGCGCGCGCGAAGAGCGTTCGCTGGATGGGCCCAGGCGAGGGCGTGATGCCCGAGGACCTCGAGGCCGCGGAGAAGGCGCAGGGCCTGCGCGTCGAGTCGGGCGATATTCTCCTTGTGCGGACGGGCTACTACGCGCGGCGGTTGGCCGAGGGGCCGGTCAATCCAATGGAGGCCGGGACGCCGGCGCTCCACGTCGCCTGCTGCCCGTGGCTCCGCCAGCGCGGAGTCGCCATGATCGGCACCGACACGCACAACGACATCGCGCCCCTGCCGTACCCGGCCCTCGGCAACTCCTTCCACGTTATCTCGCTCGTCGCCATGGGGCTCTGGCTCATCGACAACATGAACCTCGAAGACGTGGCGCGCGCGGCAACCGAGCGCACGCGCTGGGAGTTCCTGCTGACGGTCGCGCCGCTCCGCCTCAAGAACGTCACCGGCTCGCCCGTAAACCCCATCGCGGTTTTCTAG